Genomic segment of Helicobacter sp. 12S02232-10:
ATCAAACCATTGCTAATAACTGCTTGAGAATAAGGTCCGATAGCTTTTGGCGCGTTTAAACTTGATACGATTGTCATTTGATGTTCCTCACATTTTTTTGTTTTCTATTATATAATATGTTCTATTTGCAAAACATAAATTCCAAAGGGCGTTGAAAAAATGAAATTTGTCTCAATATTTCTTCTGATCGCATTAAAAACACTCTGGAGCGACACCATTATAAACTCGATAAACTCAAGTGATTTAGTAGAACAAGATATTCCCCTAAAATCCAATCAAATTCTCTTGATGGACAACCGCACTCAAAAACCCGTCGGTATTATTGAAATTACAAACGAAGGCAAATTAATCAGGCTGCCTTTGCCCAAAACAAATAAATCCAAACAAATTCACCAAACCACTCCAAACCAACCCGAAAAATTTCTAAATGAACCTGTTAAGCCCCTTATCCAAAAAAAGAGAGAATGGAATAAAAAACAAATTCCTTTTTTGATCCAAGAAGAAACAATCCAATCAGATTAAATATTTAAACAAAATTCCGATCTTAGAATCACTATGCTTACAGGCAAAATGGAATTTTTTTTGCTTGATTAAAATAGCGGTTCTAGATTCAATGTTAAAGGTGTCGTAAATGCGCATTACTTTCGGGACAAAATATAACCAAATGAATTATTATCAAAATGTTCTTCAAAATAAACTGAATGAAATGAACACTAAAATCGCTTCAGGTCTAAAAATTCAATACGGTTATCAAGATAGTAGCATTAACAATCAAAATCTTAAGCTCGAATTTGAAAAAAATACACTTAGTCAAGGGATAGACGTCGCACAAGACGCCCACACTTCTACACTCAATACAGATAAAGCATTAAGCGAACTTTCTGAAACGATGGTACAGTTTAAAACAAAACTTATTCAAGCCGCTAACGACATCCATTCTTCAAACTCTAGAGAAGCCATAGCAAGTGACTTAGAAAAACTCAAAGATCATATCATCAACATTGCCAACACTTCCATAGGAGGGGATTTTCTCTTTGGAGGTAGCAAGGTTGATAGAGCACCTTTTGACTCTGAGGGTAAATATTATGGAAATAATGAAAAATTAAACGCTCTCATCAGTTCGAATAATCTTGTACCTTATAATATAACCGGTCACGAATTATTCTTTGGAAGGGATTCAGATAAACAAAAAATCATTACTTCAAATATAAAAATGCTCAATCAAAGTAAATTGCATCCTGATGTGATGGATGCTATCAATAAAACCAATCCGCCTCAAGAAGTTTATATCAAGCCTGAAGATACTCTAAGGGATCTCATAGGAGACAATGACAATGACACTTCCAATGACGCCAAAGAATATTTTTATCTACGAGGGGTAAGACCTGACGGATCAAATTTCAAGGCAAAATTTAGTTTTGATAAAGCTTATAAAAATAAAGAAAATGCTACCACAGTGAATGACTTACTCGATCAAATCGGAAAAGAATTTGGCAATACGCCGCAAAATAAAGTTGTAGATATCTCTTTAAATACGTGGGGACAGATTGAAATCAGGGATATGAAACCGGGAAATTCTACCATTGATTTTCATCTTATTTCCAGCGATATGGATGTGGATAATGTAGAAGAACTCAAAACTAATGGAGCTAGAATTACTTCATTTAATAAAAGCCCTTTCCTTACCGACAGAAGCCTTTCAAGCATTCAGGGGGTTAGCGATAATTATGATTTTAGATTTGTCAGAATACCCACAGCTTTTATAGCGCAAGACAATACTGCAGCGGTTAAAAATACAAAACTTTCAGATATTTTTGATCCTAAGGCTTCCATTCTCCAGATTGATGGCACACGACCTAACAATCAAGATGGAACCCTCAACACAGAACCAATAGATCCACTATATATTGATATCAAAAATACTACTATGCAAGATCTGATGGACGCAATTAAATCTCATTTTGGCGGAAACTTGGATATAGAGCTTTCTAATGGCAGACTCAATATCATTGACAATAACATAAAAAATAAAGAACACGACAGCAAAACTCCTCCATTTAATGGTGAACACGGTTTTAGCATTTCTCTTAAAACACTTGATGAAAATGGTTTGGAAACTCAAGGCATTCCCACAGATTATGAAAATGAATATGAAAAAACATATTTTACAAATAGAGGTTCCAAACTTATGGGGAATATCTCTCAAGTTTTATCAGATGGAAGTGGCTTTGCAAATCCGCAAACAAAACTTTTTGAAGTTGCAGGTGGAAGCATTCAAGGACAATCATATACCCTCAAACTTGAAGACCATAATGGCATCCCTGTTGAAGCTCAAATACTTTTTGATAACAAAGGCTCCTATTTAAAACTTCCAAGCAAAACTCCTAATAAATCGGAGTATATCATACCTCTTTATAACCCGCACGATGAACCTCCTGCGATTACAATTACCAAACCAAATGACATCACTTACCAACAACTTATGGATGCAATGAGTATAGCACTTAATTACAGCAATCAAAATCAAGAAGCTTATTTGAAAGCTGAAAATAGAAATAATGCACCCACTCAAGAAAACAAAAGCACTTATGAAATGTTGTTGGATCAGGCTAAAAGAACTTTGTCAATCAGTATGAACAGGAATGGAAAAATTGAGATTCAAGACAATATGCGTTCTTTGAGCAAAATGAAATTTATGATTTACAATAATGCAACGAATGATTTTTCAACCCAAGCAATAAAAAACGATATTTCTGGTATTCGTCTAAATGCTAATAATGCCCTTACGATTGATCAACCTGATATTGATTTTTTCAAGCAAATTGACGACATTATCGATTCTGTTAAAAAAGGTATTTACAGACCTGATAATTTTGGAAAAGTTTATACAACCGATATGAGAAAAATTGGGATACAAAATGGTTTAAGTGCCTTTGAGCATCTCAGTGATCATATTGAAAAAATGGTTGCTTTAAATGGGGCTCACGGCAAAACTTTTGAAAACATTATCAGAAGAAATGAAATTTTAAAAGTTCAAGTAGATTCCATCAAAGGAGAAGTTATAGGAACAGATCTAGCAGAAACTTATAATAAATTCTCAAATCTTACAACAAACTATAACGCAGTCTTGTCATCTACTAGTAAAATCAATCAAATGTCTTTGGTAAATTACCTATAAATTAACAATATATTTCCAAATATTTCCAAGATTATTACAAAGTTAAGTTATCCCCAAAATTCACTTCAGGGATAACCATAATAATAAATTATATTTCAATAACTTAACAAAACAAAAAGGAGATCGATGCACATAAATTTTAAGTAGAGAAAGGAGGGGGAGGTGACTCTACTCTTGTGTGCATCTGGCCAAACCAGAATAAACTGAAATTTGGTTGCGAGTATTTTATAAACAAAAAGTATACATTTAGTCAATGGATTTGAGATTGATAAAATTCTTTCATTATCTGTTTAAATTAATCTAAAACTATGTTATAATCCCAAGGATTTAATATTATCTTTAGCTTAAGGATTAATGGATGCGTATTTTAATAATAGAAGATGAGTCTCCGCTAGGCAAGACTGTCAGCGATTTTTTAAACCAACATAGTTATCAAACTGATATTGCCGAAAATCTCAAAGACGGTGAATATTTTATAAGCATTAGAAACTACGATCTCATCTTAATCAATTCAAAACTTCCTGATGGCGATGGTATCAGTATCGTCTCTCAAGTAAAATCAAAATACCCCTGCGTCCCTATCATTATGCTTGCTCATAAGCCTAAGCCCGATCAAGAAATTGAAGCATTCAAAACGGGAGTTGATGATTTTATTGCCAAACCCTTTGACTTAAATGTGTTGATTGCAAGAATTGAAGCAAGACTCAGATTCTGGGGTTCAAGTATCATTGAAATTGAAGATTTAGTCATCAATCCTGATGAAGAGAAGATTACATATAAAGGCAAAGAAATCGAAGTCAAAGGTAAGCCATTTGAAGTTCTCACTCATCTGGCTAGACACAGGGATCAAATTGTATCCAAAGAACAATTACTTGATGCAATTTGGGAAGAACCCGAACTTGTAACTCCAAATGTTATTGAAGTAGCCATCAATCAAATCAGACAAAAAATGGACAAACCTCTCAATATTTCCACTGTGGAAACTGTTCGTCGAAGAGGCTATCGTTTTTGCTATCCAAAACAAGCCGAAGAGTAATTTAGAAATTTACCCCATTCCCAAATTCTATGGCTTGAAATCTCTCTCCAAGTCCGCCTGGACTAATTAAAGGCTTGATTTTTGAAATTTCTCTTAAATAGTTTTGATAACTTGTATTTTGAGAAAATTTTTCCAATAAATCACCTAATCCCAAATCTAATAATGCCTTTGCCTGCGATTCAAATAATAGTTTTTTAGCACCAAAAGATTCAAAAAAATAACAAATCAAAGAAAAATCAACATCATAAGTTATATCAGAATTTTGATAAAAATTTTCTAATTTTTTTTCAATGTCTAAAAAATGATAAACCTGATGATTCTGATAAACTCTTAAATTAATATCGTTCCTAGCCCCCCATTGTCCATAATCAAAAGTTAAAAATCTCCAAATTTTAACGTGCTTTAGTTTTTCAGTAAGTTTGAAAATAAAATTTTCCAAATCAACAGGTATTTGTCCCTGAAATACCCCACATTTATCTGCCAAAGAAAGTATTTCATCAGAGGGCTTTTTCCAAAATATACGATGGTTATCTGCATAAGCCATCTTGCCATTATCGAAAATTTCACAAGGAAATGCATCAAAAAGTTCGTTGCAATAGAGAAATGCACAATCAGAGATATCAAGATTTAAATCTTGTAAATCTTTGTAGATTTTTAATTTTAAGCCTGTGTGCATTAAAAAATTATTTTCTTGAATCAAGGCCAATCCAGGCAATGGCTCAATGCTGATAAATTCACAATCTTGGATCGCACCCACTGAAAGAGCAGATAAAAATTGCGCAATATCGCTCAATAAATGACCTTTATCCGCTCCTATTTCAATGATCTTTAAGGGCAATGTCAGCTTTTTAGTTTCTAAAAGGTCCAGTAAATGATGAGCGATTGTTCCCCCAAAAAATCTACTTGATGAAACTGAAGTGTAAAAATCCCCTTTTTGCCCTATTGAAGCTTTATGGTAATACCCGTCTTTTCCATAAAGCCACTCACGCATATAGGAACTAAAAGGTATCATAATTTACAACAAGCCTTCCTCAATCTTTCAAAACCCTCACTTATCTCATCTTCCTTGATCGTTAAAGGAGGCAAAAACCTAACTACATTTTTCCCTGACTTTAATACTAAAAGTCCCTCTTCAAAGGCATTTTCAATAATATTTTTTTGAATATTGTCATCTTTTGCAACCAAACCGCACATCAAACCAATCCCAACTTTTTTTTCAAACAAAAAAGAAAAATCACTGATAATTTTTTCTAAATGTTGATTGAATGAATCAATCGTTGCAACAAGTTTGCCTGAATTGTATTCCTTTTCCAAAATTTCAAGTACGCAAAGCCCAGCTCTTGTGGATAAAAAATTCCCTCCAAATGTACTGCCGTGATCACTTGGCACAAATATATTTTTCAAATTCGTCAAAGTTGCCCCAATTGGAATGCCGCCACCCAAACCTTTTGCAGTGCTGATAATATCAGGAGTAATGCCATAAACCTTTGAAGCAAAAATCTCTCCAGTCCTATAAATTCCGCTTTGGACTTCATCAACCATTAAAAGAATATTTTTTTCTTTGAGAAATTTTGCTAATTTTTGAATTTTTTCCTTATCCATAGGAGAAATCCCACCTTCACCTTGAATAAGCTCAAGCAATACCCCACAAGTTTTAGAATCGACAACATTATAAATATCATCAATATCTTTAGCACGCAAAAACCCATCAGGAAATGGCGCAAAGTGCAAATGCATTTTATCTTGACCTGTCGCTTTAAGCGTACTAATAGTTCTTCCATGAAAACTCGACTCCAAAGTTATGATTTTATACCTATCGATTTTTTCATCTTTTTCTCCAAACTTTCTAGCAATCTTAATAGCACATTCATTGGCTTCAGCACCGCTATTACTAAAAAATACCCTCATATCATAACCACAAAGCTCCACCAGTTTTTTTGCTAAAAGGGCTTGAGGTTCGATGAGATAAAGATTAGATAAATGGATC
This window contains:
- the flgL gene encoding flagellar hook-associated protein FlgL is translated as MRITFGTKYNQMNYYQNVLQNKLNEMNTKIASGLKIQYGYQDSSINNQNLKLEFEKNTLSQGIDVAQDAHTSTLNTDKALSELSETMVQFKTKLIQAANDIHSSNSREAIASDLEKLKDHIINIANTSIGGDFLFGGSKVDRAPFDSEGKYYGNNEKLNALISSNNLVPYNITGHELFFGRDSDKQKIITSNIKMLNQSKLHPDVMDAINKTNPPQEVYIKPEDTLRDLIGDNDNDTSNDAKEYFYLRGVRPDGSNFKAKFSFDKAYKNKENATTVNDLLDQIGKEFGNTPQNKVVDISLNTWGQIEIRDMKPGNSTIDFHLISSDMDVDNVEELKTNGARITSFNKSPFLTDRSLSSIQGVSDNYDFRFVRIPTAFIAQDNTAAVKNTKLSDIFDPKASILQIDGTRPNNQDGTLNTEPIDPLYIDIKNTTMQDLMDAIKSHFGGNLDIELSNGRLNIIDNNIKNKEHDSKTPPFNGEHGFSISLKTLDENGLETQGIPTDYENEYEKTYFTNRGSKLMGNISQVLSDGSGFANPQTKLFEVAGGSIQGQSYTLKLEDHNGIPVEAQILFDNKGSYLKLPSKTPNKSEYIIPLYNPHDEPPAITITKPNDITYQQLMDAMSIALNYSNQNQEAYLKAENRNNAPTQENKSTYEMLLDQAKRTLSISMNRNGKIEIQDNMRSLSKMKFMIYNNATNDFSTQAIKNDISGIRLNANNALTIDQPDIDFFKQIDDIIDSVKKGIYRPDNFGKVYTTDMRKIGIQNGLSAFEHLSDHIEKMVALNGAHGKTFENIIRRNEILKVQVDSIKGEVIGTDLAETYNKFSNLTTNYNAVLSSTSKINQMSLVNYL
- the hsrA gene encoding homeostatic response regulator transcription factor HsrA translates to MRILIIEDESPLGKTVSDFLNQHSYQTDIAENLKDGEYFISIRNYDLILINSKLPDGDGISIVSQVKSKYPCVPIIMLAHKPKPDQEIEAFKTGVDDFIAKPFDLNVLIARIEARLRFWGSSIIEIEDLVINPDEEKITYKGKEIEVKGKPFEVLTHLARHRDQIVSKEQLLDAIWEEPELVTPNVIEVAINQIRQKMDKPLNISTVETVRRRGYRFCYPKQAEE
- a CDS encoding SAM-dependent methyltransferase; the encoded protein is MIPFSSYMREWLYGKDGYYHKASIGQKGDFYTSVSSSRFFGGTIAHHLLDLLETKKLTLPLKIIEIGADKGHLLSDIAQFLSALSVGAIQDCEFISIEPLPGLALIQENNFLMHTGLKLKIYKDLQDLNLDISDCAFLYCNELFDAFPCEIFDNGKMAYADNHRIFWKKPSDEILSLADKCGVFQGQIPVDLENFIFKLTEKLKHVKIWRFLTFDYGQWGARNDINLRVYQNHQVYHFLDIEKKLENFYQNSDITYDVDFSLICYFFESFGAKKLLFESQAKALLDLGLGDLLEKFSQNTSYQNYLREISKIKPLISPGGLGERFQAIEFGNGVNF
- a CDS encoding aspartate aminotransferase family protein, translating into MFDKNYKIDDLMDFDEKYVLHTYARKKIRFSYGQNARLYTPCSREFIDFGSGIGVCSVGHGNQELADAIAKQAKDLIHLSNLYLIEPQALLAKKLVELCGYDMRVFFSNSGAEANECAIKIARKFGEKDEKIDRYKIITLESSFHGRTISTLKATGQDKMHLHFAPFPDGFLRAKDIDDIYNVVDSKTCGVLLELIQGEGGISPMDKEKIQKLAKFLKEKNILLMVDEVQSGIYRTGEIFASKVYGITPDIISTAKGLGGGIPIGATLTNLKNIFVPSDHGSTFGGNFLSTRAGLCVLEILEKEYNSGKLVATIDSFNQHLEKIISDFSFLFEKKVGIGLMCGLVAKDDNIQKNIIENAFEEGLLVLKSGKNVVRFLPPLTIKEDEISEGFERLRKACCKL